A single Hippocampus zosterae strain Florida chromosome 1, ASM2543408v3, whole genome shotgun sequence DNA region contains:
- the aldob gene encoding fructose-bisphosphate aldolase B encodes MTQQFPSLSPEQKKELSEIAQRIVAPGKGILAADESTGTMGKRLQKINVENNEENRRCFRDLLFTSADPVPNAIGGVILFHETLYQKSDNGKPFPQVIKERGIVVGIKVDKGTAGLNGTDGETTTQGLDGLSERCAQYKKDGCDFAKWRCVLKISDSCPTPLAIAENANVLARYASICQQNGLVPIVEPEILPDGTHDLQRCQYVTEKVLAAVYKALSDHHVYLEGTLLKPNMVTAGHSCTKRFTPQEVAMATVTALRRTVPAAVPGICFLSGGQSEEEASLNLNAINQVPLNRPWRLTFSYGRALQASTLAAWQGKAANKATAQEVFCKRAMINGLAAKGEYKATGSADQASMQSLYTTNYVY; translated from the exons ATGACTCAGCAATTTCCATCCCTCTCTCCGGAGCAGAAGAAGGAGCTCTCGGAAATCGCCCAGAGGATTGTGGCCCCGGGAAAAGGAATCCTGGCCGCAGATGAGTCAACCG GCACCATGGGAAAGCGTCTCCAGAAGATCAATGTGGAGAACAACGAGGAAAACCGTCGTTGCTTCCGCGACCTCCTCTTCACATCCGCTGACCCCGTCCCTAACGCCATAGGAGGGGTCATCCTGTTCCACGAAACGCTCTACCAGAAGTCAGACAACGGAAAGCCCTTTCCACAAGTCATCAAAGAAAGGGGCATTGTTGTGGGCATCAAG GTGGACAAAGGCACAGCTGGTCTGAATGGAACCGATGGAGAGACAACCACACAAG GTCTTGATGGCCTCTCAGAGCGCTGTGCCCAGTACAAGAAGGACGGCTGTGACTTTGCCAAGTGGAGATGTGTGCTCAAGATCTCAGACAGCTGCCCCACACCTCTTGCCATTGCCGAGAATGCCAACGTGTTGGCTAGATATGCCAGCATCTGTCAACAG AATGGACTGGTGCCTATCGTGGAGCCTGAGATTCTTCCCGATGGAACCCATGACCTGCAGAGATGCCAGTATGTCACAGAAAAG GTTCTGGCTGCTGTGTACAAGGCTCTGTCTGATCATCACGTCTACCTGGAGGGAACACTGCTGAAGCCCAACATGGTCACTGCTGGACACTCCTGCACCAAGAGGTTCACACCTCAGGAGGTCGCCATGGCTACGGTGACTGCTCTGAGGCGCACAGTGCCAGCCGCTGTGCCGG GCATCTGCTTCTTGTCTGGGGGCCAGAGTGAGGAAGAGGCCTCGCTCAACTTGAACGCCATCAACCAAGTGCCGCTCAATCGCCCCTGGAGGCTCACCTTCTCATATGGCCGTGCGCTGCAGGCGTCCACTCTTGCAGCCTGGCAAGGAAAAGCTGCCAACAAAGCCACTGCACAAGAAGTTTTCTGCAAAAGGGCCATG ATCAACGGCCTGGCTGCTAAAGGAGAGTACAAGGCCACAGGCTCGGCCGACCAGGCCTCCATGCAGTCTCTGTACACAACCAACTATGTCTATTAA
- the rnf20 gene encoding E3 ubiquitin-protein ligase BRE1A, with translation MAHLQFAVDDSLQLPLPRVKKPQYQYLRIRFHISFQIPPIKKRRLGMSGQKRPADPSGPTSTFGVQLEKRRERDGEDGGPGISAAAAGGSTAVETVIKLGGVSNSEEQDIKALQAKNRKLGESLDQRQGIEDELRERIERLETRQATDDASLLILNRYWNQFDENIKMFVRLYDQSPSEPEKSPTGEGRNLKPETPEPDGDSNQERAKDRGHQGETSNSFLATLASSTSEEMEAELQERVQSSQMQATHVVEIYNCLKSTVDQLKADMDSGVAGSMCHVASKLNMLLTSENERLQQLSEDLKQKHSHMTSESRALGRAANKADQRVSELQVLSEELQWDMEKIRRRENRLNAHMSEILERVNSKGYKVCGEASSVCGTITINKRKFEEMNSELEENQELADNRLIELQKLQQDLQNVLQENNNMKAELLSRAEGMVKDTSEYRCLQSQFSVLYNESLILKAQLDETRARLNTTRTARLRQLEHMENDEVTLQRKVRTEVFQLEDTLAQVRKEYEMLRIEFEQTLAANEQAGPINREMRHLISTLQTHNQQMKGEVVKYKLRLRETQAELNQIRISKGSTILQTQSSTEMDMKEETTSPTTAAVSGEPAVKLEPPDTDSSTPNSTGISVKTEPGVEPEMTIKEEEKEKEDKKDKETIKKEEKDREREKERERPTRSGTKSSGIKEEKEKLAIGNQPDETSGERLSTAGGPKRKEMEQLKIVRVELKKAQESQREMKLLLDMYRSAPKEQRDKVQLMAAEKKAKSESEELRQRLRELEERERREGKKMADEEALRKIRSVEEQIDILNKKLSIAKQEEDALLSEMDVTGQAFEDMQEQNIRLMQQLREKDDANFKLMSERIKSNQIHKLLKEEKEELSDQLLTLKTQVDAQLQVVRKLEEKERLLQGTISTAERELTLRTQALDMNKRKAQESTLLSEEVRLQLEQVQQRLGVVREEVVENSISREKESFNSRRAQEDISKLRRKIEKAKKPAEKISNGDEILNEEISEYKARLTCPCCNSRVKDAVLTKCFHVFCFECVKTRYDTRQRKCPKCNAAFGANDFHRIYIG, from the exons ATGGCGCACTTGCAATTCGCTGTTGATGATTCGCTGCAGCTTCCGCTTCCGAGAGTAAAGAAGCCGCAGTATCAATATTTGCGAATTAGatttcacatttcatttcagaTCCCCCCCATTAAAAAGAG GCGTCTCGGAATGTCCGGGCAGAAGCGTCCTGCAGACCCCAGTGGCCCTACCTCAACCTTTGGTGTGCAACTAGAGAAGCGGAGAGAGCGGGATGGAGAGGACGGAGGTCCCGGTATAAGTGCGGCAGCTGCAGGTGGAAGCACAGCAGTGGAGACGGTCATCAAACTGGGAGGGGTCTCTAACTCG GAAGAACAGGATATAAAAGCTCTCCAGGCTAAGAACCGGAAACTAGGCGAATCTTTAGATCAAAGACAG GGGATTGAAGATGAATTGCGAGAGCGAATCGAGAGATTAGAGACCCGCCAGGCCACAGATGACGCAAGTCTGCTTATCCTCAATAGATACTGGAACCAG TTCGATGAAAATATTAAGATGTTCGTCAGATTGTATGACCAATCGCCAAGTGAACCAGAGAAGTCTCCAACGGGAGAGGGTAGGAACCTGAAACCGGAAACCCCTGAACCTGATGGAGACTCCAATCAGGAGAGGGCCAAGGACAGAG GCCACCAGGGTGAAACATCCAACTCTTTCCTTGCCACCCTGGCCAGCAGCACCAGTGAGGAGATGGAAGCCGAGCTCCAGGAGAGGGTGCAGTCCAGTCAAATGCAGGCCACTCATGTTGTGGAGATCTACAATTGTCTCAAGAGCACAGTAGACCAACTGAAGGCAGAcatggattctggagttg CTGGGAGTATGTGCCATGTCGCTTCCAAATTAAACATGCTGCTGACCAGTGAAAATGAGCGTCTTCAACAACTCTCTGAGGACCTCAAGCAGAAACATAGTCACATGACCAGTGAG TCCCGAGCTCTTGGCCGTGCAGCAAACAAGGCAGACCAGCGTGTCAGCGAGCTTCAAGTTCTGAGTGAAGAGCTTCAGTGGGATATGGAGAAGATCCGTCGACGAGAAAATCGCCTCAATGCGCACATGAGTGAGATACTGGAGAGG GTGAACAGCAAAGGTTACAAAGTATGTGGGGAGGCCAGTAGCGTATGCGGAACCATCACTATCAACAAAAGAAAG TTTGAGGAAATGAACAGTGAACTGGAAGAAAACCAAGAGCTGGCAGACAATCGTCTCATTGAGCTCCAGAAGCTCCAGCAGGACCTTCAGAATGTGTTACAGGAGAACAACAACATGAAG GCTGAGCTGCTGAGTCGAGCGGAGGGCATGGTGAAGGATACCTCTGAGTATCGCTGTCTGCAGTCACAGTTTTCTGTGCTGTATAACGAGTCTCTGATCCTCAAGGCTCAGTTGGACGAGACACGGGCCCGTCTCAACACAACTAGGACGGCACGCCTTCGACAGCTGGAGCACATGGAG AACGATGAGGTGACTCTGCAGAGGAAGGTTCGCACTGAAGTATTTCAGCTGGAAGATACCCTTGCTCAAGTTAGGAAGGAGTACGAGATGCTGCGTATTGAATTCGAACAGACTCTTGCCGCCAACGAGCAGGCAG GCCCAATAAACAGAGAGATGCGGCATCTGATCAGCACCCTGCAAACTCATAACCAGCAGATGAAGGGAGAAGTTGTGAAATACAAGCTGAGATTGAGAGAGACACAAGCTGAACTTAACCAG ATTCGCATTTCAAAGGGAAGTACCATTCTGCAAACCCAGTCAAGCACGGAAATGGACATGAAGGAGGAGACGACATCCCCTACGACAGCAGCTGTCTCAGGAGAGCCAGCGGTCAAGTTAGAACCTCCTGATACTGACTCTTCTACACCAAACAGCACTG GCATCTCTGTGAAAACcgagccaggagtcgaacctgaGATGACAatcaaggaggaggagaaagagaaggaggacaagaaagacaaagaaaCCATTAAGAAAGAGGAGAAAGACCGTGAGAGGGAAAAGGAAAGAGAGAGGCCAACTCGGAGTGGCACGAAGAGTAGTGGAATAAAGGAAGAGAAGGAGAAACTGGCAATTGGCAACCAACCCGACGAGACATCCGGGGAACGTCTTTCTACTGCTGGAGGGCCAAAGCGGAAAGAGATGGAGCAGTTGAAAATTGTCAGGGTAGAGCTGAA GAAAGCTCAGGAGTCCCAGAGGGAAATGAAGCTGCTCTTAGACATGTATCGATCAGCACCGAAAGAGCAGAGGGACAAAGTCCAGCTGATGGCAGCGGAGAAGAAGGCCAAGTCAGAG TCAGAGGAGCTGCGTCAGAGACTGAGGGAGCTGGAGGAGCGGGAGAGGagagagggcaaaaaaatggcTGACGAGGAGGCCCTAAGAAAGATTCGCTCTGTGGAGGAACAGATCGACATCCTGAACAAAAAGTTGTCTATAGCAAAACAG GAGGAGGACGCATTGCTGAGTGAGATGGACGTGACGGGACAGGCCTTTGAGGACATGCAGGAACAGAACATTCGCTTGATGCAGCAGCTCCGGGAAAAGGACGATGCCAACTTCAAGCTGATGAGTGAACGGATCAAGTCCAACCAGATCCACAAGCTACTGAAAGAAGAGAAGGAGGAGCTGTCGGATCAGCTGCTCACTTTAAAAACACAG GTGGATGCTCAGCTGCAGGTGGTGAGGAAGCTTGAGGAGAAAGAGCGCCTCCTGCAGGGCACCATCAGCACTGCTGAGAGGGAATTGACGCTGAGGACGCAAGCACTGGACATGAACAAACGCAAG GCTCAAGAGTCAACGTTGTTGTCAGAGGAGGTTCGACTTCAGCTGGAGCAGGTTCAGCAGAGGCTCGGCGTGGTCCGAGAGGAGGTCGTAGAAAATAGCATCTCGAGAGAGAAGGAGTCATTTAACTCCCGGCGAGCACAG GAGGACATCTCGAAACTGAGGAGAAAAATTGAGAAGGCAAAGAAACCAGCTGAGAAAATTAGCAACGGAGATGAAATCCTAAATGAAGAAATTAGTGAGTATAAG GCTCGTCTCACGTGTCCCTGTTGCAACTCCCGGGTAAAGGACGCCGTCCTGACAAAGTGCTTCCACGTCTTCTGCTTCGAGTGCGTCAAGACACGCTACGACACACGCCAGAGGAAATGCCCCAAGTGCAACGCTGCATTCGGAGCCAATGACTTCCATCGCATTTACATCGGCTAG
- the LOC127610853 gene encoding uncharacterized protein LOC127610853 isoform X1 has translation MTFCARATLHFLSCALLILALAVLHAGAEHAEQKSRVGKESQPTVTLRGVLRGTGQELHRYAESVVGIDGIRSATESALLFLETLLGQENVYSVAMFLRMVFRFLAEGVANGLNVIAAYVTEILRVIGFDALTLPRFTPEGVTTVAQWGVLAVIGYWVMTILLRFAIDALRHVFWLVKMAVVLWLFAMIVSDSSASADTTAVRLGGLVLGYILLSLLTSGSNKTGALEHRLKSLEGRVKAVEKRKGN, from the exons ATGACTTTTTGTGCGCGAGCCACACTGCATTTCTTGTCTTGTGCGCTGCTGATTTTGGCTTTAGCGGTGCTCCATGCTGGAGCCGAGCATGCCGAACAGAAATCGAGGGTGGGGAAGGAAAGCCAGCCGACGGTCACACTCCGCGGCGTGCTCCGCGGAACCGGCCAGGAGCTCCATCGATACGCGGAGTCAGTCGTGGGAATCGATGGCATCCGATCAGCTACAGAG AGTGCACTCTTGTTTCTTGAGACACTGCTTGGTCAGGAGAACGTCTATTCAGTGGCCATG TTTCTGCGAATGGTGTTCCGCTTCTTGGCCGAAGGAGTTGCCAACGGCCTCAATGTCATCGCCGCGTACGTCACAGAGATCCTCCGGGTCATAGGATTTGACG CCCTCACGTTACCCCGCTTCACCCCAGAGGGCGTGACCACAGTGGCCCAGTGGGGGGTCCTGGCTGTTATCGGCTACTGGGTCATGACCATCCTCCTGCGCTTTGCAATCGACGCGCTACGACACGTCTTCTGGTTGGTGAAAATGGCGGTGGTGCTGTGGCTCTTCGCCATGATCGTCAGCGACAGCAGCGCCAGCGCCGACACCACGGCCGTGCGCCTGGGCGGCCTGGTGCTGGGATACATCTTATTGAGCCTGCTCACGTCCGGCTCCAACAAGACCGGTGCGCTCGAGCATCGCCTGAAGAGCCTGGAGGGCCGAGTGAAGGCGGTTGAAAAGAGGAAAGGCAACTAG
- the LOC127610853 gene encoding uncharacterized protein LOC127610853 isoform X2, which produces MTFCARATLHFLSCALLILALAVLHAGAEHAEQKSRVGKESQPTVTLRGVLRGTGQELHRYAESVVGIDGIRSATEFLRMVFRFLAEGVANGLNVIAAYVTEILRVIGFDALTLPRFTPEGVTTVAQWGVLAVIGYWVMTILLRFAIDALRHVFWLVKMAVVLWLFAMIVSDSSASADTTAVRLGGLVLGYILLSLLTSGSNKTGALEHRLKSLEGRVKAVEKRKGN; this is translated from the exons ATGACTTTTTGTGCGCGAGCCACACTGCATTTCTTGTCTTGTGCGCTGCTGATTTTGGCTTTAGCGGTGCTCCATGCTGGAGCCGAGCATGCCGAACAGAAATCGAGGGTGGGGAAGGAAAGCCAGCCGACGGTCACACTCCGCGGCGTGCTCCGCGGAACCGGCCAGGAGCTCCATCGATACGCGGAGTCAGTCGTGGGAATCGATGGCATCCGATCAGCTACAGAG TTTCTGCGAATGGTGTTCCGCTTCTTGGCCGAAGGAGTTGCCAACGGCCTCAATGTCATCGCCGCGTACGTCACAGAGATCCTCCGGGTCATAGGATTTGACG CCCTCACGTTACCCCGCTTCACCCCAGAGGGCGTGACCACAGTGGCCCAGTGGGGGGTCCTGGCTGTTATCGGCTACTGGGTCATGACCATCCTCCTGCGCTTTGCAATCGACGCGCTACGACACGTCTTCTGGTTGGTGAAAATGGCGGTGGTGCTGTGGCTCTTCGCCATGATCGTCAGCGACAGCAGCGCCAGCGCCGACACCACGGCCGTGCGCCTGGGCGGCCTGGTGCTGGGATACATCTTATTGAGCCTGCTCACGTCCGGCTCCAACAAGACCGGTGCGCTCGAGCATCGCCTGAAGAGCCTGGAGGGCCGAGTGAAGGCGGTTGAAAAGAGGAAAGGCAACTAG